In Synchiropus splendidus isolate RoL2022-P1 unplaced genomic scaffold, RoL_Sspl_1.0 HiC_scaffold_37, whole genome shotgun sequence, the genomic window AGTGGAGGCCGTGTCCCGGGGAGCCGGCGACCATGTTGGATCtgagcttctgctgctgtgccCGACCCACAGCTCGGAGCTGTGGGGGGGAGGCGCCGCACGGATCTCTGGTTCTGCCTCTTAAGAACTGGACACCTTCCAAGGTTGAGGCTTGGTGAGCTGATCAGATGACagcaggtcacgtgaccgcgACTCCGCACCTCAGCAGGAACATAAGAGCCCCAGTGAGCGTGGTCTGAGCGGCGAGTGAGATGGAGCAGATCGGAGGAGAGAGGCTTCTGCTCTTCCATCTGCCaggctctgctgcaggagccgCTCTCTCTGTCAGCCCAGCTGACCTTCTCACCTGTCCCGCAGAGGAACCTCGTGTGGGTGCAGCTGAAGATGTGGCCTGCGGCACCGGCGCCAGGAGGCGGTCCAGTCTGGTGTCTGAGCATCATCTACTCCACGAGGAGACCCAGCAGCACGTGGTCCTggccgcagcagagagaagcgAGCGAGAGCCGAGGAAGGATCCAGCAGAAGAcgcaggagcagaagaagaagcagtgaaGGAGAGTGTCTGATGTGGAGCAGCGGATCAGGtcccggcagcagcagctggagcaggaggtggccCCCCTCCGCCGTGCTGAGGgacacctgcagcagctcctcaggTTCGCCGCCACCGCGGGCCAACCTCACCCAGACGGCGTGCTGGACCTCGCCAGGCCCTGACTGGACGCTGCGTTGCCGACGTGGCGAGCGTCCGCCGGTCCAGAGCGGCTTCGGCCTCAGCTCCTGGGCCGCGTGCTGCCAGCGTTCCTGGTCCAGGCCACGGGGGCCTCTCTGACACCGCGGGCCTCCGTCTTCACCTCAGCTGCCAGTTCCTGCGCCCCAGTCGCTCACTCGGACCGATAAGAGGTTGCTCCTCCGGCGGCGTGGCGTGATTGGACGCCAGTGAACTGACGGTTCATTATGGGCTGGTTCTTCCAACATGGCAGTTGTCGGTGAACCGACACCACAGCGACGCCGCGAGCATGTTGCTGAGACGGTCGCGCTTCAGTTAGCGCGCCGTTAGCAGCAGACACGCAACTACAGTGGATGAACTGCGCGTGCTCGAGCAGCTCCAGCCCAAAGCgctcagcagcagcaagtgGGCGTGGACAAGCGCGAGAATGGCGTGTTGGACGGCGCCTGCTTCTGGGTCCCGCCTGGACCAGCAGCGACCTCTGGCGGCCGCTTGCCGCACTGCCGCACATCCGTCCTGGCAGCCAGCGGAGGAAGCCGGAACCAGAACCGGAGTGGTGACGAGGTGAAGCCGCAGCAGGAGCCTCGGATCGGACAGCCGCGCGCCGGTACCAGGAGGCTGCAGCCCGAGTCCGTCCCGTCCAACTGTTGCTGCCGTCGATGAGTCTCGTCAGGTGAGCGACGCTTGTTGGTTCTGCTTCACCGTCAGCATCGGAGGAGCGGCGGCTGATGTCATGGTCTCGATCAGTCcgtccatcatcttcaccaccaccaccaccaccatcatcatcatcatcatcatcatcatcatcatcagtaaaGCCATTCGGTGACGTCAAACAATCAAAACTTTCCgtcatttctgtgtgtgtgtgtgtgtgcgcgcgcgtgtgcgtgTCTTCtgaacacccccccccccacggTGCCGGGGTCCCCCGTCTGGCCTGAAGCTCTCTGGACCGACTCAGAAGATATTTCTAGATGTGAGTCTAAAAATAACCCGGCGGGCTCTTCATCACGCAGGTGGTCCAGGACGCCCCCGTGATGCCGCCGTGCGCGTGAAGTGAAGGTTGGtgtggtgggaggaggaggaggaggtttctCTGCTGTTACACAGAAGACCAGCAGAGAATCCCTCCTCTGGTCTCCATGACGACGGTGACATCACAGCCCCGTGGAGCTTCTGGTCTCCCCGGTTACCGTCTGTTGCCTGGCGACAGCTGTCATGGCAACGCGTGATGCAGCCAGCAGATCCGCCGCACTTATGATCAGGAGCGTTCCACTCATGGCgtcatgtctttgtttttcctcacatGGATCTGAGCCGAGGAGCGTTCCCACTGCCCCTGAACGCATCGCTCCCTGATGAAGAcccctgtcatgtgacctgcaggtTCATGAACAGCCGAGTTCCTCCCAACAAGAGATACCAGCCCACGGAGTACGAGCATGCGGCCAACTGTGCCACGCACGCGGTGAGGACTCGCTCTctgactctcactctcactttcaCTCTCACACTCGCCCTCACACTCGCCCTCGCACTCGCCCTCGCACTCGCCCTCACACTCGCCCACCATCTCGCCCACCCTCTCGCCCGCCCTCTCACGGTGCCAGCTCACCCTCCGGCCTCCGTCTCCCCCCCCAGCTGTGGATAATCCCCAGTCTGCTGGGCAGCTGGCTGCTTCTCTTCCACTCGGGCGACCAGTGGCAGCGGGTGTCGGCCTGGATCTATGGCGCCGGACTGAGCTCGCTCTTCATCGTCTCCACCATGTTCCACACCGTGGCCTGGAAGAAGAGCCACCTGAGGTAGTGCCACAGCGCTCCCTCACGCTGACGGCAGCTGACGCCgtgtcgccccctgcaggtcgGTGGAGCACTGCTTCCACATGTGCGACCGCATGGTCATCTACTTCTTCATCGCCGCCTCCTACGCCCCCTGGTGAGTGTCCGGCTGCTTGGTGGCTGGAGGTCTTGACGGCCCGCTGCTTCTGCTTGTCAGGCTGAACCTGCGCGAGCTCGGACCCTGGGCCGGTCACATGCGCTGGCTGGTCTGGGTCATGGCCTCCTGCGGAACCACCtacgtcttcttcttccacGAGCGGTCGGTGATCTTGGCTTTGTTAGCGCCCAGCTTTGTTAGCATGCTGCCGCGCGGCGTGAGCGTTGAACGCTACTGCGCTAGCGGCTGCTCACCTGAAGTCTTTTGCTGAGTCGTGTTTGTGACGCAGATTCAAGCTGGTGGAGCTGATCTGCTACACGGTGATGGGCGTCTTCCCAGCTCCGGTGCTGCTCTCCATGGTGAGCCGCGCACGTGCGGCGCGCCCGCCGGCCCTCGCTAACGCCTCCCCGTGTCTCCTCAGCCGGAGCAGTCGGGTTTGTACGAGCTCCTGCTCGGCGGCGCCTCCTACTGCCTGGGCATCGTCTTCTTCAAGAGCGACGGCATCGTGCCGTTCGCGCACGCCATCTGGCACCTGTTCGTGGCCACGGGAGCCGCCGTGCACTACTACGCCATCTGGAAGTATCTGTACGTGGGGCCGGCCAATCAGGTGCAGACCTCCAGATGACATCATCGCCGGCTGGCCGCGAGGACTTTGCCCTTCCAGAAACCGGCTTCCCAGACCACACGGGTGTTTGCACGCCACTCTCGGCGTCTTGCGCCAATGGCGACTGCGTTGCGACTGACCACGGCGCTGGTCTGGttgacctgcagggggcgctgcgcTGGCGTCACCAGGGTGTGCGACTCGGAGAGCTCAGGTCCGAGAGTTTGTCCAGTCTGTGGGCGAGTCAGCCTGGGCTCCTCAGGTGAAACTAAGGAAACCAACAGACCAGTGAACTGAAACAACTACCGACTTAGCACTGCCACACGAAGGAAGGCCAGGATGGagtctcaggtgtgtgtgtgttgatcctGCTCTGTGGGGACCAGGTgttgtccttgtgaggaccgaccATATGACTTTGTAGGGACCATTTGGCAGGAGCCTCATTTCGAGGGTGAAgacttgactgtgtgtgtgtgtgtgttgtgaagtGCTCTTTTCTATTTCTCTTGATAACAAAGACTTTTACACTCGAGAGCTTTGGTTCCCAACCTTTTTTGGCTCGTGACCCCATTTTGACGCCACACATTTCTGGGGACAAACGTGGAGATTGATTCACACTCAAACAAGGAACAGCAATGACCAGCATCTTAGACTGGCCACAACGAAGATGAGAACCAACCAGAGTGTGGCggtgcttctgcttctgcttcagcGCGTGAGGTCTGGTACGTATTCGCTCGTCTCTCTCAACTCACCGCACCTGGCTGCGCCACAGGCGGAGCGCAgctcacctctgacctcacaTCCAGTCGGGAGCGCTCCTTCCACTTCATCCACTCAAGTGCGCTCAATCCAGCCTCACACCAGCACCAGCCAGGGCGCACGCTGAGCTCTCAGGAGCTCTTGAATTCCTCCGCTGCCGCACGCGACTCGAATCCCTGCTGAGGTACCAAGGTTCCACCGGCCGCTCAACAGCGGTGGCGGGCAGCCCCACGGCGCTGACACATCCGCCACCTCTGGCAAATAAGAGGCCACCTGCTCGTGCAGGCGGCGGCACGTCACCTTTGGAGCACTTGTCGATGCAGTCGTCTCTTCAAAACTGACTCATCCGGGGGAAGTTTGCCTTTGAAACGGGAGCCTCCCCAGAGTCCATCGAGGCTCGCGCTCGCCTGCTGCATGACCTTCTTGTGTGTCCGCTGCATGCTTGGGTCAAGTTCGTGTAGTTACACATGCAAGGAGGCACATTTCCTGCTGGTCACTCACGACAACACCAGCTTTGTTTCACCCCCATGGAACCGCAGAGCAGCGTTGGCTTCTCATCTTAGAAGCCACTGCAACACGCCCAGGATGCGGCTTGGCGTGGTTCACCTTGGTTCCCACCTGCTGCAGTATGTCGGCGATGGGCGCACTCACTTCTTCAGATGGCAGTTGTTCACGATGAATCATGCAGTGATTCCACATCGCAGATGTTTTCTCCACATCATCGTGAAGGACATCATAGGTTGCTGGGCCGGTCTGGGGTTCAGGAAGAGGGAGGCAACACGGACCGTCCTGGTGAATGGCATTCTCCTGCACCTAAGGAACAAACGCTCTCTGACTCTCAAGTCTGACTCCCAACTGACTCTCACGGGCTCTGACTCCTGAGGTCTCTGACTCTCAAGTCTGACTTCCAAATGACTCTCACGCTCTCTGACTCTCGAGGTCTCTGACTCTCAAGTCTGACTTCCAAATGACTCTCACGGGTTCTGACTCCCGAGGTCTCTGACTCCCAACTGACTCTCACGGTCTCTGACTCTCGAGGTCTCTGACTCCCAACTGACTCTCACGGGCTCTCGAGGCCTCTGACTCACAGCCGAATCTAAACTCTTGCCACGCCGCCGGAGGCTCCGCCTCTCAGATGTTCCCACAGCCCTTGGATGCAGCCGCGCTCCCAGCATGCTAGCGCCCCCTCCTGGAGAACAGTCCCGTCTGCGTCTTCCTGCTCGCTTCCACGCCGCACCAGCAGTAACAGCCTTCATCCAGCAGATGGCGCGCTGCGCCAAGACTCCGGCGGCGGCAGGTGCTCGGACACTTCGGCTGTTTCCGTCACTGCTCGGCTCTGGAGCTCCGTGTGGGAATGCGGCTGCTGGAGCAGCGCGCACTCGCTCGGCAGCTCTCGGCAGCGCGAGCCCGGATTCGCTCGCCCCTGGCACGAGGAGGGAGACCCCGGCGGTCCGGAGTGTCGCGCGCGCGTTTGGACCCGCAGGCGGAGCCGAGGATTCCCCGCAGCACCATGGAGCCTCGCGCCGCAGCCCGCGTGAGTACCCGGCTCCGAGTCCGGCTCCGAGTCCGCGCCGAGTCCGGGCTCCGCGAGCCCGTGGAGACGCGTCCAGCCTGCTGTTGACGCGGCGGTTGCTAGTGACGACCGGCCCGCTCACGCGCCTGCTGTAGCGCACGCGCCTGGGACGGACGCGAGTTCGGGCGGAGACCCTCCGCGGGTCCAGACGCGAGGCTCCGCAGGAGTCgtggtcaccatggaaacagagCAGGAAGGCGGCGGGCCGCAGACGCCGAGTCCGCTGCAGCCAAGTCGCCAGATTAGCGCGGATTAGGAGCCATTGGAAATAGTCACGTGATCCGCCCGGCGTCAGCGGCAACAGCGCCTCAGTCTGAGGGCGCCGCGGACACGCGCACGCACAGACTTGTTGGACTCCCGAGTCCCGCGGGTTGCTGCGGCCTGTCACGTGACTGACGGTGTCATCGCTGCCTCCCCAGCGCCAGAGCTGACGCGAGGACGGGACGAGCGCGCTGTGGGGACCGCGAGACCAGCGGCATCATGTTCTACGGCTCCTCGTCCGGGGCCTCCATGTCTCTGCCGTCCAAGAGCCGCCTGAAGCGGCAGAGCCGGACCTTCACCCAGGTGGGCCccacacacccgcacacacatGTCTGCGCTGCCGTCCCTTTCccccgccccccccccctgaaCCTAGCCCTCGAAACGCCTGGCACACCTGCACCTCAACTTGTAGTCACCGCCTTGTTTTCAAGTCTTGGAAGGTCCTCACTAAGACAtcacaagcccacacacacacacacctgccccCCGACTCTGATGTGCGTGACCTCGCGACCCCAGACCCGCCGCCCTCTCACCGCCTCTCTCCCCAGGTTCTGTACCGCACGCTGAGCTACAGGGACCGGGTCCCCGCGGAGGCCGGCACCAACACTCGCGGGGACCGGCGCTCCACCACAGAGCCTCCGGAGCGACCCGCCGACGACCCGGCAGAACTGTCCACGCAGAGCTCGGCGCCCGGGGTGCTGAAGATCTTCGGCGACGAGATCTGCGCCGGCGCCAACTACAAGAGCGTCCTGGCCACGCCGCGCTCCAGCGCCCAGGAGCTGGTCAAGGAGGCGCTGGAGCGCTACTCCCTCAACAAGGACGCCGCCCACTGTTACGTGCTGTGTGACGTCATCGGGCGGCTGCAGGGAGACGGCGGCTGGAGGACCGAGTGTCTGCGGGCGCTCGGCGACAACGAGaagccgctgctgctgcaggagctgtgGAAGCCTCGCGAGGGACACGCGCGGCGCTTCGAGCTGCGGCGCCGAGCCGCGGTGGAGGAGCTCGGCGCCAAGGACAAGGACACCATCACGGCAGGTGAGGTCCTCGCCCAGTCTGTGTGCTCGGCTGCCCGGCGGAGGGAGGAGCCTCTGCTGACCCCTCCCACACCCAACACACGACTGGAGACACCGACTGAAGGAGACAGAGTCACgcgctgaccttcagaggtcacctcacactgaggcaggtggaggtgagacaggtggaggtgagacaggtggaAGTGAGACAGGCGGAGGTGAGACAGGCGGAGGTGAGACTGACggaggtgagacaggtggaCAAGTGGAGGTGAGACTGGCGGAGgtgagactgatggaggtgagacaggtggaCAAGTGGAGGTGAGACTGGCGGAGGTGAGACTGGCGGAGGTGAGACAAATGGAGGTGAGACTGGTGGAGGTGAGGCAGATGGAGGTGAGACAGGCGGAGGTGAGACTGGCGGAGgtgagactgatggaggtgagacaggtggaggtgagacaAATGGAGGTGAGACTGGTGGAGGTGAGGCAGatggaggtgagacaggtggaggtgagacTGGTGGGGCTGAGACAAATGGAGGTGAGACTGGTGGAGGTGAGGCAGATGGAGGTGAGACAGGCGGAGGTGAGACTGGCGGAGgtgagactgatggaggtgagacaggtggaCAAGTGGAGGTGAGACTGGCGGAGgtgagactgatggaggtgagactgatggaggtgagacaggtggaggtgagacagatggaggtgagactgatggaggtgagaCAAGTGGAGGTGAGACTGGCggaggtgagacaggtggaggtgagactgatggaggtgagaCAGATGGAACTGAGACTGACGGAGGTGAGACAGGCGGAGGTGAGCCTGACGGAGGTGAGACAGGCGGAGGTGAAACTggtggaggtgagacaggtggaggtgagactggcggaggtgagacaggtggaggtgagacTGGCGGAGgtgagactgatggaggtgagacaggtggaggtgagacTGACGGAGGTGAGACTGGCGGAGGTGAGACTGGTGAGGGTGAGACTGGCGGAGGTGAGCcaggtggaggtgagacaggCGGAGGTGAGACAGGCGGAGGTGAGACTGATGGACAAGTGGAGGTGAGACTGGTGGAGAAGTGGATGTGAGACAGGCGGAGGTGAGACAGATGGAACTGAGACTGACGGAGGTGAggcaggtggaggtgagacaggcggaggtgagacaggtggaggtgagacaggcggaggtgagacaggtggaggtgagacagATGGAACTGAGACTGACGGAGGTGAggcaggtggaggtgagacaggcggaggtgagacaggtggaggtgagacaggtggaggtgagacaggCGGAGGTGAGACTGATGGACAAGTGGAGGTGAGACTGGTGGACAAGTGGATGTGAGACAGGCGGAGGTGAGACAGATGGAActgagactgatggaggtgaggcaggtggaggtgagacaggtggaggtgagacaggtggaggtgagacaggCGGAGGTGAGACTGGTCAAACCCCAGGAGAAGACAGACCTCAGTGTGAAGTGCCTCAGTCCTTTGATCTGTTGCCGGCTGCTGTCAGCTCTGGAGAGTGAGGCCGCATCTGGGCTCCGCCCCCCCGAGGCAGACAGACACTGCCAGGAGGAAGCAGGTTCTGCTGGAGACCCGGACCAGCTGcgcgcgtgtttgtgtgtgtgtgcgagcgagcGGGGTCTTCTCACCTCTCCACCCCTCCCACCCGCTGTAGGGACCAAACCCAGCCACTTCCTGGCGGCTCTCATGGGTCGATCTGGACTTGGCAAACTCAGGAGCTCCCCCCTGCGGTCCAGCCGGGCTCAGTCCAGCTCCAAAGGTGGGCCTGGGGTCAGGTAGGGCGGCTGTCAGTCATTGCCATGGAGACCACCCGAGACCGCGTCCTCACATGTCGTCGCCTCTTCATCCCGTCGCATTTCATCACCGCTCACGTGTCCGTCCAGTCAGGACCGGCTCGGCCGTCCACtcatggtcacatggtttcaccgCGTCTTCTGCGCCTGCCGCTGACTGTCTctgtctcctctgtctctcaACCTGCTATTCCCTCTGATCCTGGTCCTCCCTCTGATCCTGATCCTCCCTTTGACCCTGGTCTTTCCTCTGATCCTGGCCTTCTCTCTGGTCCTGCTCCTCCCTGTGACCCTGGTCCTTCCTCTGATCCTGGTCCTCCTTCCTCtgatcctggtcctcctccctctgaccctgatcctccctctgatcctggtcctccttcctctgatcctggtcctcctccctctgacccTGGTCCTCCCTTTGATCCTGGTCCTCCCTCTGACCCTGATCCTCCCTCTGACCCTGGTCCTCCCTTTGATCCTGGTCCTCCCTCTGACCCTGATCCTCCCTCTGATCCTGGTCCTCCTTCCTCtgatcctggtcctcctccctctgacccTGGTCCTCCCTTTGATCCTGGTCCTCCCTCTGATCCTGGTCCTCCACCCTCTGATCCTGGTCCTCCCTTTGATCCTGGTCCTCCCTCTGGTCCTGCTCCTCCCTGTGACCCTGGTCCTTCCTCTGATCCTGGTCCTCCTTCCTCtgatcctggtcctcctccctctgacccTGGTCCTCCCTCTGATCCTGGTCCTCCCTCTGACCCTGATCCTCCCTCTGATCCTGGTCCTCCTTCCTCtgatcctggtcctcctccctctgacccTGGTCCTCCCTTTGATCCTGGTCCTCCCTCTGATCCTGGTCCTCCACCCTCtgatcctggtcctcctccctctgacccTGGTCCTCCCTTTGATCCTGATCCTCCCTCtgatcctggtcctcctccctctgacccTGGTCCTCCCTTTGATCCTGGTCCTCCCTCtgatcctggtcctcctccctctgacccTGGTCCTCCCTTTGATCCTGGTCCTCCCTCtgatcctggtcctcctccctctgatcCTGGTCCTCCCTTTGATCCTGGTCCTCCCTCTGATCCTggtcctcctctcttcttcccctCCTCTCTGTCAGATATCAACGCTCAGGCCCGTAAGCTGCAGAGGAACCGAGCAAAGGGGACCCTGACCCTGCCACGCTCCAGCAACTCCTCCTTCTGTCGCAGCCTGAGTGAGACCAGCCTGAACCAGGTGACCCTCGGGGCGACTCAGCCTTGCACTGGGAGGCTGAAGCtcatctgctgtgtgtgtttgtgtgtgtgcagctgtcTCTGGGAGAGGAGCCCAAGCGCTACTACTCGACTCTCCCGGGTCCTCTGAGAGGTCGCGACGTGTCCAGCAGCCGGAGGAAGGAGGACGGCGGTCAGGGCGGAGTCAAGCACTCACTGTACCAGTcgcctcacctgctgctgctgcagggctACAACCAGCAGGTGagtcttcttgtgaggaccccAGGACTCTGGCAGGTCCTCACAGGGTTGTCAGTGCTGAAACCTCCAGTTCGCTCCAGAGTCCTAGTCCCGGTGAGCCAGGCTagaggtcctcactaagacagcgaggcgcgtgtgtgtgtgcggcaggACTGCCTGGTCTACCTGCTGAACCGCGAGCAGCACACGGTGGGGCAGGAGACGCCCTCGGCCCGACCCAACATCTGCCTCTTCTCCCCCGACATCCTGCCGCTGCACTGCCGCCTGCGCCGCGTGGCCGCCTCCCACCGGGGCGGCGCCAGCGTGGCGGTGGAGCCGGTCCTCAACGGCTCGGTGCTGGTCAACTTCTCGCGCTGCGAACGCTCCACCGGCCTGCGTCACGGCGACCTGCTGTCCTTCGGCGCGCACTACATCTTCCTGTACAAGGACCCGGCAGGCGCCAAGCCGCTGCCTGCGCAGACGCTGGCCCGCCTGCGCAGCCTGGGCCAGCTGCAGGAGGCGCCTGCGGGCGAGGAGGGCGAGAGCTGCAGGGCCTGTGGCTCGCTGCTGAGGGAGCGAGCGGCGCCGCCCGCCGCGCCCGGTGCCCGCCGGGGCTTCAAGCCCCACCTGGTCAAGCCTCGCGGCGCGGGCACCTCCGCGGCGGAGCGAGGGGGCGGAGCTCAGAAGAGGCGGCTGCAGCTGGAGTTCGAGCAGAGTCACGAGGACCAGCTGCTCGCCCGGATCATCTCGCTCATCGAGCCCGGAGGTGGGTGTTGGGAGTGGCTCCCTGTCGGCGCTCACGCCCTGGCTCTGGCTCGCTCGCtctcgccccctgcaggtgacgACCACAAGCTGACGCCGGCGTATCTGCTGTGCCTGTGCATCCAGCACTCGGCCGCCACCTTCCAGCCGGGCAGCTTCggcaagctgctgctgaagatggtCCGGCGGATCCAGAGCATGGCGTGGGTGAGTGGCGCGGCCCGGGTCACGCGGGCGACGCGGCTCCTGGAAGTCctgtgctctgtgtgtgtgtcgcaggaGAAGACCAAGGACCTGGCGCAGAAGCAGGCGCAGCAGTGAGTGGGCGcacacgccgccgccgccgccgccgcacccTCTTCCTCACCCTCTTGTTCTCCTGCAGCCAGGACCCGGCCTCGCTCTCTTTGCTCAGCATCTCCGATTTGGTCCCGGACCTGCAGACCATTTTCTTCTGGATGTCCAACTCCATCGAGATTCTCTACTTCATCCAGCAGAGAGCGCCGACCTACACACACAGCCTGGAGGTCATGCAAGGTACACTCGCGCCTGCGCGCGCACGTCTGTCTCtcccctggccatcaccctttccccagccaaggTTTGAACCCTCGACACCTTGTGGGGGGCGGCCCAAATGCTTGCCACGCGAGTCCAGGAGATGACACGACACGTCCGAGCTGCGGGCGGCCACGCCCCCATTCAGTGGCCGCTCCTCAGGTCCACCACCAACTCCAGCGGCACACCTCACAAGTCTGGCCTGTGCTCTCGCTCAGGAT contains:
- the radil gene encoding ras-associating and dilute domain-containing protein isoform X6, with the translated sequence METTRDRVLTCRRLFIPSHFITAHVSVQSGPARPSTHGHMVSPRLLRLPLTVSVSSVSQPAIPSDPGPPSDPDPPFDPGLSSDPGLLSGPAPPCDPGPSSDPGPPSSDPGPPPSDPDPPSDPGPPSSDPGPPPSDPGPPFDPGPPSDPDPPSDPGPPFDPGPPSDPDPPSDPGPPSSDPGPPPSDPGPPFDPGPPSDPGPPPSDPGPPFDPGPPSGPAPPCDPGPSSDPGPPSSDPGPPPSDPGPPSDPGPPSDPDPPSDPGPPSSDPGPPPSDPGPPFDPGPPSDPGPPPSDPGPPPSDPGPPFDPDPPSDPGPPPSDPGPPFDPGPPSDPGPPPSDPGPPFDPGPPSDPGPPPSDPGPPFDPGPPSDPGPPLFFPSSLSDINAQARKLQRNRAKGTLTLPRSSNSSFCRSLSETSLNQLSLGEEPKRYYSTLPGPLRGRDVSSSRRKEDGGQGGVKHSLYQSPHLLLLQGYNQQDCLVYLLNREQHTVGQETPSARPNICLFSPDILPLHCRLRRVAASHRGGASVAVEPVLNGSVLVNFSRCERSTGLRHGDLLSFGAHYIFLYKDPAGAKPLPAQTLARLRSLGQLQEAPAGEEGESCRACGSLLRERAAPPAAPGARRGFKPHLVKPRGAGTSAAERGGGAQKRRLQLEFEQSHEDQLLARIISLIEPGGGCWEWLPVGAHALALARSLSPPAGDDHKLTPAYLLCLCIQHSAATFQPGSFGKLLLKMVRRIQSMAWVSGAARVTRATRLLEVLCSVCVSQEKTKDLAQKQAQHQDPASLSLLSISDLVPDLQTIFFWMSNSIEILYFIQQRAPTYTHSLEVMQGSKESLLSATISASEEAMAVLEEVIMYTFQQCVYYITKALYVVLPGLLDCNPFPGDGGEPCWRGGAGLPEPVRRVLQVRRRRGGRRVAVVTASGCVRPQVFQMAQELLQGYQVHPEIQAQMFAYLFFFSNVSLFNQLMDKGPSRGWFQRSRVLQIQACVRMVLEWSGRSSLGHLADKFFVKLNSAVAILATPTQQLTQMSWRLLSSEHPSLKPVQLHRILSQCQLTLELGAVPLWKPSAEDEAYVYRTVDLLESFENHPPIVLPSSGFTVDLDAECVDDNIYRQLLYVRHFLWGLRSKTPAGPAPCGPGPAPALVNGSNAAEQQEGQREPHGSPGSGASCGDEAELAEEKGRERGAGLRRNGSLPHPRTAELVCPEGGAGGPTKTPNGCGRSPADCKKTNGLMGNGLEVELDKGPYGLGMGLIDGLHTPLNAPGIYIRTLIPEGPAACDGRLRIGDRILAVNGTSLIGADYQSAVDLIRLGGGRLRFLVAKSDPEVSDKISASSC